From Halobacteriovorax sp. GB3, a single genomic window includes:
- a CDS encoding M23 family metallopeptidase: MIYSNMLKILIPLVISSCLYSCSQSNSAEHAPKHVPLKLVRDVKIIKKGEVQRGQGLYQALKNISIENEMALNLINQLRDEVEFSKLKVGDKLEAIFNQRNDLLRFSFSQNSYETHVVTFNKSTNKWDYSLETLETYWQPRMIEGSLKAGSSLEQDLLAMGLERSVVNEVVNVLLCKVNFRMNARQGDNYQVLLNERKHDDKTVQTQVLYTSYEGIRAGKHKSYYYEDEEKSSTYSAHYTSNGQALINSGLRYPLSRLHVRSGYGWRRHPVTGKRAMHRGVDLRGRAGASVHAVAAGKVVISSYNQFAGNKVAIRHKDKSTSFYYHLSKRHVKVGDWVRSHQVIGKVGATGRVTGAHLHFGFKDTRGRWMNPLNKRMIATPKLSGSRLVKLQNQVASIEGTIADIKISEKTNYLVANLREIKGPSKYDDLASYYLEL, encoded by the coding sequence ATGATTTACTCCAATATGCTGAAAATACTTATACCGTTAGTAATATCTAGTTGCCTTTATAGTTGTAGCCAATCCAATAGCGCTGAACATGCACCTAAGCATGTTCCCTTGAAGCTCGTTCGTGATGTGAAGATTATTAAAAAGGGCGAAGTTCAACGTGGTCAGGGTCTTTATCAGGCCCTAAAAAATATTTCAATTGAAAATGAAATGGCCCTCAATCTGATTAATCAGCTTCGTGATGAAGTTGAGTTTTCCAAACTGAAAGTTGGGGATAAGTTAGAGGCCATCTTTAATCAAAGAAATGATCTTCTTCGATTTTCATTCTCTCAAAATTCTTATGAAACTCATGTTGTGACATTTAATAAGTCGACGAATAAGTGGGACTACTCGCTTGAAACGCTTGAAACTTATTGGCAACCACGCATGATTGAAGGATCACTCAAGGCCGGCTCTAGTTTAGAACAAGACCTATTGGCAATGGGACTTGAGCGCTCTGTTGTTAATGAAGTTGTGAATGTTCTTTTGTGCAAAGTGAACTTTAGAATGAATGCCCGCCAAGGGGATAATTATCAAGTTCTACTAAACGAAAGAAAGCACGACGATAAGACAGTTCAAACTCAAGTTCTCTACACTTCATATGAAGGAATAAGAGCAGGAAAGCACAAGAGTTACTACTACGAAGACGAAGAAAAAAGTTCTACCTATAGTGCTCATTACACTTCAAACGGTCAGGCCCTCATAAACTCTGGTTTACGTTATCCTCTTTCTAGACTTCACGTTAGATCGGGCTATGGATGGAGAAGACATCCTGTTACAGGAAAAAGGGCCATGCACAGAGGTGTTGATTTACGTGGAAGAGCTGGGGCAAGTGTTCACGCTGTAGCCGCAGGTAAAGTTGTTATTTCAAGTTACAATCAATTTGCTGGAAATAAAGTCGCTATTAGACATAAAGACAAATCCACTTCATTTTACTATCACCTTTCTAAAAGACACGTAAAAGTAGGTGACTGGGTTCGCTCACATCAAGTGATTGGAAAAGTCGGTGCTACAGGTCGTGTTACGGGGGCCCACTTACACTTTGGTTTCAAAGATACACGTGGACGCTGGATGAATCCTCTCAACAAGAGAATGATTGCCACTCCAAAACTTAGTGGTAGCCGATTAGTAAAACTTCAAAATCAAGTTGCAAGTATTGAAGGAACGATTGCTGATATTAAAATTAGCGAGAAAACGAACTACCTTGTAGCTAATCTAAGAGAAATCAAAGGGCCATCAAAGTATGATGATCTCGCAAGCTACTATTTAGAACTGTAG
- a CDS encoding bifunctional aconitate hydratase 2/2-methylisocitrate dehydratase, whose protein sequence is MSLYLDYLKEIEERKGQNLHPKPIDDSALLNEIIAQIKDTNNEHRKESLNFFIYNTLPGTTSAASVKADFLKEIILGEAKVEEITPTFAFELLSHMKGGPSVEVLLDLALGSDEATAKEAAEVLKTQVFLYDADTARLKEAFKAGNAIAKEILESYAKAEFFTKLPEVDEEIKVITYVAAEGDISTDLLSPGSEAHSRSDRELHGQCLIDEVAQSKIKELQKLHPDKRVMLVAEKGTMGVGSSRMSGVNNVALWTGKQASPYVPFINIAPIVAGTNGISPIFLTTVDVTGGIGIDLKNWVKKVDADGNVVLDENGDPVLEQAYSVDTGTILTINTKEKKLYNGDQELIDMSASLTPQKLEFIKAGGSYAIVFGKKLQSFAASTLGIEAPTVFAPSKVVSKEGQGLTAVEKIFNKNALGVAEGTTLHAGSDVRVQVNIVGSQDTTGLMTSQELESMAATVIAPTLDGAYQSGCHTASVWDKKAQTNIPKLMNFMNKFGLITARDPKGKYHAMTDVIHKVLNDITIDDWAIIIGGDSHTRMSKGVAFGADSGTVALALATGEASMPIPQSVKVTFKGTLKDHMDFRDVVHATQAQMLKQFGENVFQGRIIEVHIGTLLSDQAFTFTDWTAEMKAKASICISEPDTLIESLEIAKSRIQIMIDKGMDNEAKTLQGLVDKASQRIEEIKSGSKPPLTPDANAKYAAEFVVDLDQIVEPMIADPDVNNEDVSKRYTHDIIRPVSYYEGTKQVDLGFVGSCMVHKGDLQILSQMLRNLEKIHGKVEFKAPLVVAPPTYNIVDELKKEGDWEVLQKYSGFEFDDNAPKNEARTKYQNMMYLERPGCNLCMGNQEKAEKGDTVMATSTRLFQGRVVADSNEKKGESLLASTPLVVLSTFLGRVPTIEEYKAAVDGIKLTSYAPPLS, encoded by the coding sequence ATGAGCTTATACTTAGACTACTTAAAAGAAATTGAAGAGCGTAAAGGTCAAAACCTTCACCCGAAGCCAATTGACGACAGTGCACTTCTAAATGAAATCATTGCTCAAATTAAAGATACTAATAACGAGCACAGAAAAGAATCTCTCAACTTTTTTATCTATAATACACTTCCAGGAACAACGAGCGCGGCTTCAGTAAAAGCTGACTTCCTAAAAGAAATTATTCTAGGTGAAGCTAAGGTAGAAGAGATCACTCCTACTTTTGCTTTTGAACTTCTATCACACATGAAAGGTGGACCTTCTGTTGAAGTTCTTCTTGACCTTGCTCTTGGCAGCGATGAAGCAACAGCAAAAGAAGCTGCTGAAGTTCTTAAGACTCAGGTTTTCCTTTACGATGCTGATACGGCAAGACTTAAAGAGGCCTTCAAAGCTGGTAATGCCATTGCAAAAGAAATTCTTGAAAGTTATGCAAAAGCAGAGTTCTTCACAAAACTTCCAGAAGTTGACGAAGAAATTAAAGTTATCACTTATGTTGCCGCTGAAGGTGATATTTCAACTGACCTTCTCTCTCCGGGGAGTGAAGCTCACTCACGTTCAGATAGAGAACTTCACGGACAATGTCTTATTGATGAAGTTGCTCAATCAAAAATTAAAGAACTTCAAAAACTTCACCCAGACAAAAGAGTTATGCTCGTTGCTGAAAAAGGAACAATGGGTGTTGGTTCTTCAAGAATGTCTGGTGTTAACAACGTTGCTCTTTGGACAGGAAAGCAAGCTAGCCCATACGTTCCTTTCATCAACATCGCACCAATCGTTGCAGGAACAAATGGTATTTCACCTATCTTCCTAACAACTGTTGATGTAACTGGTGGTATTGGAATTGACCTTAAAAACTGGGTTAAAAAAGTTGATGCCGATGGAAATGTAGTTCTCGATGAAAATGGAGATCCAGTTCTTGAGCAAGCTTACTCTGTAGACACAGGAACAATCCTTACAATCAATACAAAAGAAAAGAAACTTTATAACGGTGACCAAGAACTCATCGATATGTCAGCGTCACTTACGCCGCAAAAGCTTGAGTTCATCAAAGCTGGTGGATCATACGCTATCGTTTTTGGAAAAAAGCTTCAAAGCTTTGCTGCTTCAACTCTTGGTATCGAAGCTCCAACAGTATTTGCTCCTTCAAAAGTTGTAAGCAAAGAAGGTCAAGGACTAACAGCAGTTGAAAAGATCTTCAACAAAAATGCTCTTGGTGTAGCTGAAGGGACAACTCTTCACGCAGGTTCAGATGTAAGAGTTCAAGTTAATATCGTAGGTTCTCAAGATACGACTGGTCTTATGACTTCTCAAGAACTTGAATCAATGGCCGCAACAGTTATTGCTCCAACACTTGATGGTGCTTACCAATCAGGTTGTCACACAGCTTCTGTATGGGACAAAAAAGCGCAAACAAATATCCCTAAGCTTATGAACTTCATGAATAAGTTTGGTCTTATCACGGCACGTGATCCAAAAGGAAAATACCATGCCATGACAGACGTTATTCACAAGGTTCTAAACGATATTACAATTGATGACTGGGCCATCATTATCGGTGGTGACTCACATACAAGAATGTCAAAAGGTGTAGCTTTTGGTGCTGACTCAGGAACAGTTGCTCTTGCACTTGCAACAGGTGAAGCTTCAATGCCTATTCCACAATCTGTTAAAGTAACTTTCAAAGGAACTTTAAAAGATCACATGGACTTCCGTGATGTTGTTCACGCAACTCAAGCTCAGATGCTTAAGCAATTTGGAGAAAACGTTTTCCAAGGGCGTATTATCGAAGTTCATATTGGAACACTTCTTTCTGACCAGGCCTTCACTTTCACTGACTGGACAGCTGAGATGAAAGCGAAAGCTTCTATCTGTATTTCTGAGCCAGACACACTTATTGAATCTCTTGAAATTGCAAAGAGCAGAATTCAAATCATGATTGATAAGGGAATGGACAATGAAGCTAAGACTCTTCAAGGACTTGTTGATAAAGCATCACAGAGAATTGAAGAAATCAAATCAGGTTCAAAACCACCTCTAACTCCAGATGCAAACGCAAAGTATGCAGCTGAGTTCGTTGTAGATCTCGATCAAATCGTTGAGCCAATGATTGCTGACCCAGATGTAAATAACGAAGATGTTTCTAAGAGATACACTCACGATATCATCAGACCAGTTTCTTACTATGAGGGAACAAAGCAAGTTGATCTTGGTTTTGTTGGTTCTTGTATGGTTCACAAAGGTGACCTACAGATTCTTTCTCAAATGCTAAGAAACCTTGAAAAGATTCACGGTAAAGTTGAATTTAAGGCACCTCTGGTTGTTGCACCTCCGACATACAATATTGTTGATGAGCTCAAAAAAGAGGGAGACTGGGAAGTTCTTCAAAAGTACTCTGGATTTGAATTTGATGACAATGCTCCAAAGAACGAAGCGCGTACGAAGTACCAAAATATGATGTACCTTGAAAGACCTGGTTGTAACCTTTGTATGGGTAACCAAGAAAAAGCTGAAAAAGGTGACACTGTTATGGCAACTTCAACTCGCCTTTTCCAAGGTCGTGTTGTTGCTGACTCTAATGAGAAAAAAGGTGAATCACTACTCGCCTCTACTCCACTTGTTGTTCTTTCAACTTTCCTAGGAAGAGTTCCAACGATTGAAGAGTACAAAGCTGCAGTTGATGGTATCAAGCTTACAAGCTACGCTCCACCATTGAGCTAA
- a CDS encoding cation:proton antiporter domain-containing protein, which yields MFDIIWISISFLSGLLVVLGKLPPMIGYIGAGFILHFIGVEKFSGLSELSELGISLLLFSIGLKLDLKTLGKPEILGVTVAQTIISFCVIFLVNYFLIGSEFIVSGSIIAFALTFSSTIFAVKILEQRGDFTTNYGRMSIGVLIIQDIFAVLFMAFSTQKTPSAWLLLLITSLWPLRIILSEILTRIRQSELMVLFGLTVSFGGAFLFDQVNVKGDIGALILGILLSKHHRALELNRWLISFKDFFLLGFFLSVGMIGLPTIEQIGIAILINLFLPLRMFIYFFSFSRFGLRSRTSFLTSASLTNFSEFGLIVCSFAVGKGLLDSSWLTTLAITISFSFITSAFFNHYAEKLSQRYADILGSFQRKDLHNKEKDVDLQKANVLIIGMGRVGQGAYKYFVDDNKRSPLAIEVDDQVLNTLSEKEVNAIYGNATSPDFWQRVQLKKTSVSLILLAMPLVRQNCVAAQLIRKQGFKGTISSIAKFPDDEPVLLDHEIDSVFNLYAEAGTGFAKSSCEEKA from the coding sequence ATGTTCGATATCATATGGATCAGTATTTCTTTTCTTTCAGGACTTCTTGTCGTTCTCGGTAAATTGCCTCCGATGATAGGTTATATTGGAGCGGGATTTATTCTCCATTTTATCGGCGTAGAAAAGTTTAGTGGTCTCAGTGAACTCTCCGAACTTGGAATCAGTCTTCTGCTTTTTAGTATCGGTTTAAAATTAGATCTTAAAACGTTGGGTAAACCTGAAATCTTAGGAGTCACCGTTGCCCAAACGATCATTAGTTTTTGTGTTATCTTTCTTGTTAATTATTTTTTGATAGGATCTGAGTTCATTGTAAGCGGTAGTATTATTGCTTTTGCCTTAACTTTTTCTAGCACGATTTTTGCTGTAAAAATTTTAGAACAACGAGGAGACTTCACGACAAATTATGGACGTATGTCTATTGGTGTTCTTATTATCCAAGATATCTTTGCCGTTCTCTTTATGGCCTTTAGTACACAGAAAACCCCTTCGGCATGGCTACTTCTTTTAATAACTTCTCTTTGGCCTCTAAGAATAATTCTTTCAGAAATTCTAACTCGTATTCGCCAATCAGAGTTAATGGTTCTCTTTGGCCTAACGGTTTCCTTTGGTGGAGCTTTTCTTTTTGATCAAGTTAACGTTAAAGGTGATATTGGTGCCCTTATTTTAGGGATACTTCTCTCAAAGCACCATCGGGCCCTAGAACTTAACCGCTGGCTCATTTCCTTTAAAGATTTTTTTCTCCTTGGCTTCTTTCTTTCCGTTGGAATGATTGGACTGCCTACGATTGAACAAATTGGAATAGCTATTCTTATTAATCTCTTTCTTCCCCTTAGAATGTTTATCTACTTCTTTTCTTTTTCAAGATTTGGACTAAGAAGTCGAACTTCATTTCTTACTAGTGCCTCTTTAACAAACTTTAGTGAATTTGGACTTATTGTCTGCTCATTTGCCGTTGGTAAGGGATTACTTGATAGCTCTTGGCTTACAACCCTAGCAATTACCATTTCATTTTCTTTTATTACCTCAGCATTTTTCAATCACTATGCAGAGAAACTTTCTCAAAGATATGCTGATATCTTAGGAAGTTTCCAAAGAAAGGATCTGCACAATAAAGAGAAAGATGTGGATCTCCAAAAGGCCAATGTTCTCATTATTGGCATGGGAAGAGTTGGGCAAGGGGCCTATAAGTACTTTGTAGATGACAATAAACGCTCACCCCTTGCCATTGAAGTCGATGACCAAGTTCTAAACACCTTGAGTGAAAAAGAAGTCAATGCCATTTATGGAAACGCCACAAGTCCCGACTTCTGGCAGAGAGTTCAGCTCAAAAAGACTTCTGTCTCTCTCATTCTCCTAGCGATGCCTCTTGTCAGACAGAACTGCGTTGCAGCGCAACTAATTAGGAAGCAAGGCTTTAAGGGTACAATCTCTTCTATTGCCAAGTTTCCAGATGACGAACCGGTTCTCTTAGATCATGAAATAGATAGTGTTTTTAATCTCTATGCTGAGGCGGGAACAGGGTTTGCTAAAAGTTCTTGTGAGGAAAAGGCCTAA
- the ygiD gene encoding 4,5-DOPA dioxygenase extradiol, with the protein MKKFSRRSALAAGVFTLATMAFWRKKEMNKKKKMPVLFLGHGSPMNAISNNTFTQKLEEIGQIVEKPKAILIISAHWETRGSWVTGMEWPKTIHDFYGFPKELYEVQYVAPGSPEMANEIAKKINDPRINVDQKEWGLDHGTWSVLKFLYPKADVPIVQLSLDATKPMSYHFELGKKLKFLREQGVLIVGSGNIVHNLRQINFDKEARPHDWAIEFDNWVKEKLTRRDFKPLYENALDTQAGRLSIPSIEHYTPLLYILGASDQSDKLTFDYEGIESASLSMRCVRFGV; encoded by the coding sequence TTGAAAAAGTTTAGTAGAAGGTCAGCTCTTGCAGCAGGAGTATTTACTCTTGCAACAATGGCCTTTTGGAGAAAAAAAGAAATGAATAAGAAAAAGAAAATGCCTGTGCTCTTTTTAGGCCATGGCTCACCAATGAATGCAATTTCAAATAATACATTTACTCAAAAGCTTGAAGAGATCGGACAAATCGTTGAGAAACCAAAGGCCATTCTCATTATCTCAGCTCACTGGGAAACACGAGGTTCTTGGGTTACTGGCATGGAGTGGCCAAAGACGATCCATGATTTCTACGGCTTTCCAAAAGAACTCTATGAAGTTCAATATGTCGCTCCAGGTTCGCCTGAAATGGCCAATGAAATAGCTAAGAAAATTAATGACCCGCGAATTAATGTTGATCAAAAAGAGTGGGGTCTCGACCATGGAACGTGGTCGGTTTTAAAATTTCTTTATCCCAAGGCCGATGTACCGATCGTACAATTGAGTTTAGATGCAACTAAGCCTATGAGTTATCACTTTGAACTTGGAAAGAAGTTGAAATTTTTAAGAGAGCAAGGTGTGCTTATAGTTGGTAGTGGAAATATCGTTCACAACCTAAGACAGATTAACTTTGATAAAGAGGCCAGACCTCATGATTGGGCCATCGAATTTGATAACTGGGTTAAAGAAAAACTTACAAGAAGAGACTTCAAACCTCTTTATGAAAATGCACTTGATACACAAGCGGGAAGACTTAGCATTCCTTCGATTGAACACTACACACCACTTCTCTACATTCTTGGAGCAAGTGATCAATCAGACAAATTGACCTTTGATTACGAGGGGATAGAGAGTGCTTCTCTTTCTATGAGATGCGTGAGGTTTGGTGTTTAA
- a CDS encoding ImmA/IrrE family metallo-endopeptidase, with amino-acid sequence MKNFTPTLILTYLILFLPNSIKASVTYEEFKQLKEITFKVFEELKPSDDYHLFINKQPTSYSNPNSTEEKYWWNLDLINASFFKIENKEKKEFYLTVFGGFAKQEFMEPDALAVTLCHELAHGLGGDPVKENGTTTEGQADYFATNICLPLFYEYYPRIIDAVASNPYIEDLCSREDTRGNKKYCIRAMNALHADMKFFELLGGKSRYDGASTIRAKEFNLSSTFYPDAQCRIDIMIHGILDQLRPNCFDPFGIERIL; translated from the coding sequence ATGAAGAATTTTACACCAACACTAATTCTAACATACCTCATTCTATTCTTACCGAACTCAATTAAGGCATCAGTCACTTATGAAGAGTTTAAGCAATTAAAAGAAATCACATTCAAAGTTTTTGAGGAGTTAAAACCCTCTGACGATTATCATCTTTTTATTAATAAGCAGCCGACTTCTTATTCGAATCCAAACTCTACTGAAGAAAAGTATTGGTGGAATCTTGATTTGATAAATGCAAGCTTCTTTAAAATTGAAAACAAAGAGAAAAAAGAGTTTTATCTAACTGTCTTTGGTGGTTTTGCAAAGCAAGAGTTTATGGAGCCAGATGCTCTGGCCGTTACTCTATGTCATGAACTTGCTCACGGCCTTGGGGGAGATCCTGTTAAAGAGAATGGGACGACTACAGAGGGACAGGCCGACTACTTTGCAACAAATATCTGCCTTCCTCTTTTTTATGAATATTATCCAAGAATAATCGATGCTGTTGCATCAAATCCTTATATTGAAGATCTCTGTTCTAGAGAAGATACAAGAGGGAATAAGAAGTATTGTATTAGAGCAATGAATGCCCTCCATGCCGATATGAAGTTCTTTGAGTTATTAGGAGGAAAATCAAGGTATGATGGAGCCTCTACTATTCGAGCGAAAGAATTTAATTTGAGTTCTACATTTTACCCAGATGCCCAATGTCGAATTGATATTATGATTCATGGAATTCTCGATCAGTTAAGACCTAATTGCTTTGACCCCTTTGGAATTGAACGAATTTTGTAA
- a CDS encoding ABC1 kinase family protein, with amino-acid sequence MKKISKLKNKFLERQFSVAKMAIKMGKDVWDNRNEEFKNKLTGGIAPHVELIANELGVMKGSLMKAGQLLSTYGGAFLPKEAQNILKQLENQSFYLDWSQVIDQIPQAILDRLEIEQTPLAAASLGQVHLAREKDSEQPSTLAMKIQYKGVRKAIKNDIKALKLLVKLMNIVPKEIDLKEVYLEIEEMLYHETDYLEEAKSLQTFYDLLSDYPQFVVPKVYPDFCNDRVLTMDFLDGESLRDLESMNLSQEQRNRLGLEFMRLMFLEIFVFEKVQTDVHMGNYILLPNEKWGLIDFGASKSPPKSFLKKYQKLLIACANLDRKLFFDTLYDMHYLSKNKKTNEDFFWEYATVISAPFQGGVYDWGKSTVADQVMDMIPRLMKEVAVGNPPRHSLFIDRKIGGVFFILQKLGARFDVKELFSEYH; translated from the coding sequence ATGAAAAAGATAAGTAAGTTAAAAAATAAATTCCTTGAACGTCAATTCTCTGTCGCTAAGATGGCCATTAAAATGGGAAAAGATGTTTGGGACAATCGTAATGAAGAATTCAAAAATAAATTAACTGGCGGCATCGCCCCTCACGTGGAATTAATCGCCAATGAATTAGGTGTTATGAAAGGCTCACTGATGAAGGCCGGCCAATTACTTTCAACTTATGGTGGAGCTTTTCTTCCTAAGGAAGCGCAGAATATTCTTAAACAACTTGAAAATCAGTCCTTCTACCTCGACTGGTCACAGGTTATAGACCAAATCCCACAGGCCATTTTAGATCGTTTAGAAATTGAACAAACGCCACTTGCAGCTGCAAGCTTAGGTCAAGTTCATCTAGCGCGAGAAAAAGATTCTGAGCAGCCTTCAACGCTTGCAATGAAGATTCAGTACAAAGGTGTTCGTAAGGCCATAAAAAATGATATTAAAGCGCTGAAACTTCTCGTGAAGCTGATGAATATCGTTCCAAAAGAAATTGATTTGAAAGAAGTGTATCTTGAAATTGAAGAAATGCTTTATCATGAAACAGATTATTTGGAAGAAGCAAAATCCCTTCAAACTTTCTATGATCTTTTAAGCGATTATCCACAATTTGTTGTTCCAAAAGTTTATCCCGATTTTTGTAATGATCGAGTTTTGACCATGGACTTTTTAGATGGTGAGAGTTTACGCGATCTGGAGTCGATGAATCTTTCACAAGAACAAAGGAATAGACTAGGCCTGGAGTTTATGCGCTTGATGTTCTTAGAGATCTTTGTTTTCGAAAAAGTTCAAACTGATGTTCACATGGGAAATTACATTTTGCTTCCTAATGAAAAGTGGGGGCTTATTGATTTTGGTGCTTCGAAATCACCACCAAAGTCTTTTTTGAAAAAGTATCAAAAACTTTTAATCGCTTGTGCTAACTTAGATCGAAAACTCTTTTTTGATACTCTCTATGATATGCATTATCTCTCTAAGAATAAGAAAACTAATGAAGATTTTTTCTGGGAATATGCCACAGTTATTTCAGCTCCTTTTCAAGGAGGGGTTTATGATTGGGGAAAATCAACGGTTGCTGATCAGGTCATGGATATGATTCCAAGACTAATGAAAGAAGTTGCTGTTGGAAATCCTCCACGCCACTCCCTTTTTATCGATCGAAAGATTGGTGGAGTATTCTTTATTCTACAAAAGCTTGGAGCTAGGTTTGATGTTAAAGAGCTCTTTAGTGAGTATCACTAA
- a CDS encoding carbon starvation CstA family protein has protein sequence MLIFIICILSLALAYWLYSPFVEKQAGIDPKAQTPATRFEDGVDYVAISPLKAFLIQFLNIAGVGPIFGPILGALYGPVALVWIVLGNIIGGSVHDFFSGVLSIKEDGKSLPEIAGHYLNIYFKGIMLLFTAMLLFFVGVVFIMSPAGLISNLDTFSGTMFADNTFWVLVILGYYLLATLLPIDKIITKFYPVFGLLMVVMTSSIAIALLVNAPHLPEIKNIFAFLDHNHLSHELLDRDPNGPPVWPLLFVTITCGAISGFHSTQAPIIARCLTNEKYVRPVYYGAMLAEGVVAAVWALAGIAAFPGGYVELKALIAQGGPGLVVNKVATTYLGTFGGIMAILAVAIFPITSGDTAFRSLRLTIIDAFKISQSIKNRLLVSIPILTIAYFMTKIDFSLIWRYFAFSNMLLSTSVMWLATKYLFTKKTCHWIASLPAIAGTAVTVSYIMTASIGINLPEKMGKPIGLTAGLLCLIALIYFDRKNYSKK, from the coding sequence ATGCTTATTTTTATTATCTGTATTCTCTCGCTAGCTCTCGCCTATTGGCTCTATAGCCCTTTTGTCGAGAAACAAGCTGGCATCGACCCGAAGGCCCAAACCCCAGCAACGCGTTTTGAAGACGGAGTTGATTATGTGGCGATTTCACCATTAAAGGCCTTTCTCATTCAATTTTTAAATATCGCTGGAGTTGGTCCGATTTTCGGGCCAATTCTTGGTGCTCTCTATGGACCGGTTGCCTTGGTTTGGATTGTCCTAGGAAATATCATAGGCGGCTCTGTTCACGACTTTTTCTCTGGTGTTTTAAGTATTAAAGAAGATGGTAAAAGTCTTCCTGAAATTGCTGGTCACTATCTCAATATCTACTTCAAAGGGATTATGCTGCTCTTTACAGCGATGCTTCTCTTTTTTGTTGGTGTTGTCTTTATAATGAGTCCAGCCGGACTCATTAGCAATCTTGATACATTTAGTGGAACAATGTTTGCTGATAATACATTTTGGGTACTCGTTATTCTTGGCTACTATCTTCTTGCGACACTTCTTCCTATCGATAAAATCATTACAAAATTCTATCCTGTCTTTGGTCTTCTCATGGTTGTCATGACAAGTTCAATTGCGATTGCTCTTTTAGTTAATGCTCCACACCTACCTGAGATTAAAAATATTTTTGCCTTCTTAGATCACAATCACCTAAGCCACGAGCTTCTCGATCGTGACCCAAATGGACCTCCTGTTTGGCCTCTTCTCTTTGTAACTATTACTTGCGGGGCCATTAGTGGTTTTCACTCTACTCAAGCTCCTATCATTGCGAGATGTCTTACAAATGAAAAGTATGTTCGCCCCGTGTACTATGGAGCGATGTTAGCAGAAGGTGTCGTAGCAGCGGTTTGGGCCCTTGCAGGAATTGCAGCATTCCCAGGAGGCTACGTTGAACTAAAAGCACTCATTGCCCAAGGCGGACCAGGACTCGTTGTTAACAAAGTAGCAACAACTTATCTTGGAACTTTTGGTGGAATCATGGCGATTCTTGCAGTGGCAATCTTCCCAATCACTTCTGGTGATACGGCCTTTCGCTCACTAAGATTAACAATCATTGATGCTTTTAAAATTTCACAGAGTATTAAAAATCGTCTACTCGTTTCAATTCCAATTTTAACGATAGCCTATTTTATGACTAAAATCGATTTTTCATTGATTTGGCGCTACTTTGCCTTTTCCAATATGCTTCTTTCAACAAGTGTTATGTGGCTTGCGACGAAGTATCTTTTTACAAAGAAGACATGTCACTGGATTGCCAGTCTTCCGGCCATCGCAGGAACTGCTGTGACAGTCTCTTATATTATGACTGCTTCAATTGGAATCAATCTTCCTGAGAAGATGGGAAAACCAATAGGACTTACCGCTGGACTTTTATGTCTGATTGCTCTTATCTATTTTGATAGAAAAAATTATTCAAAAAAGTAA